One genomic window of Microbacterium sp. BH-3-3-3 includes the following:
- a CDS encoding FAD-dependent oxidoreductase — MSERVVLVGYGPVGARLIDGLLPAVRAGRIDLTVVGAETHDVYNRVLLAEYAVGRADRAGLDMDDRRVAEDAGVRFALGATVVGIDRDRRVVRLHDGIRIDYDRLVLATGARANVPTLAGLERARRDRSARPGAPDDLDRGGAPLPRGVVALRDLADAELVRAAVSAGQRIVVLGAGVLGMELALAAAEAGAEVIVAYHSAAPMNRTLDENGGRVLAAAAHAAGVEMVHHARAESIVQRYDDHGHAWFDGLACADGKVLAGDLLVLSCGVGARTELASLSGLATSAGVLVDGSSRSWTDPAVYAIGDCAHVADPAAADTDGRVPGGPTGLIGPGWRQADRLAALLSSGVSSPAVAERPGVVMLKAEGIDVVAGGEVDADPFVPVHASGCHGPQVTLWADPARGAYVKLVTVEGVLTGFVAVGMPRTGAELTLLFERGSELPADRSSLLRLDAPDVGMAVVADPFAADATVCWCNGVSAGAIRDAVSAGEPTVACVKASTRAGTGCGGCVGRITELIAREAVPA; from the coding sequence ATGTCTGAGCGCGTGGTGCTGGTGGGCTATGGTCCCGTGGGGGCGCGACTGATCGACGGGCTGCTCCCCGCCGTGCGCGCGGGGCGCATCGACCTCACCGTCGTCGGGGCCGAGACCCACGACGTGTACAACCGCGTGCTGCTCGCCGAGTACGCCGTGGGCCGCGCCGACCGCGCGGGCCTCGACATGGACGACCGCCGCGTCGCCGAAGACGCGGGCGTGCGCTTCGCGCTCGGCGCGACGGTGGTCGGCATTGACCGTGATCGGCGGGTGGTGCGCCTGCACGATGGCATCCGGATCGACTACGACCGACTCGTGCTCGCCACCGGTGCCCGCGCCAACGTCCCGACACTGGCCGGCCTGGAGCGGGCTCGGCGCGACCGGTCGGCCCGACCCGGGGCGCCCGACGACCTCGACCGGGGCGGGGCGCCGCTCCCCCGCGGCGTCGTCGCGCTGCGCGATCTCGCCGACGCCGAACTCGTGCGCGCGGCCGTCTCGGCCGGGCAGCGGATCGTCGTGCTGGGCGCCGGCGTGCTGGGGATGGAACTCGCCCTGGCCGCCGCCGAAGCGGGCGCCGAGGTCATCGTCGCGTACCACTCGGCCGCCCCCATGAACCGCACGCTCGACGAGAACGGCGGGCGCGTGCTGGCCGCCGCCGCGCACGCGGCGGGCGTCGAGATGGTGCACCACGCCCGTGCCGAGAGCATCGTGCAGCGCTACGACGACCACGGCCACGCCTGGTTCGACGGCCTGGCCTGCGCCGACGGCAAGGTGCTCGCCGGCGATCTGCTCGTGCTGTCGTGCGGGGTCGGTGCGCGGACCGAGTTGGCATCGCTCAGCGGCCTCGCCACCTCGGCGGGCGTGCTCGTCGACGGCTCGTCGCGTTCGTGGACCGACCCGGCCGTGTACGCGATCGGCGACTGCGCGCACGTCGCCGATCCGGCCGCCGCCGACACCGACGGGCGGGTGCCGGGCGGGCCGACCGGACTCATCGGCCCGGGCTGGCGCCAGGCCGACCGCCTCGCAGCGCTGCTGTCGTCGGGCGTCTCGTCGCCCGCGGTCGCCGAGCGTCCGGGAGTCGTCATGCTCAAGGCCGAGGGCATCGACGTCGTCGCCGGCGGCGAGGTCGACGCCGACCCCTTCGTGCCCGTGCACGCGTCCGGATGCCATGGCCCCCAGGTCACCCTCTGGGCCGACCCCGCGCGCGGGGCCTACGTGAAGCTCGTCACCGTCGAAGGCGTGCTCACCGGGTTCGTCGCGGTCGGGATGCCGCGCACCGGTGCCGAGCTCACGTTGCTGTTCGAGCGGGGCTCGGAGCTGCCCGCCGACCGCTCCTCCCTGCTGCGGCTGGATGCACCCGACGTCGGCATGGCCGTCGTCGCCGACCCCTTCGCAGCCGACGCGACCGTCTGCTGGTGCAACGGAGTGAGCGCGGGAGCCATCCGCGACGCCGTTTCGGCCGGGGAGCCGACGGTGGCGTGCGTGAAGGCCTCGACCCGCGCCGGCACCGGCTGCGGCGGCTGCGTCGGTCGAATCACCGAGCTGATCGCGCGCGAGGCGGTGCCGGCGTAG
- a CDS encoding LysE family translocator has protein sequence MPPLENLVAFVAASVVIIVIPGPSVLFVIGRSIALGRRAGVLSVVGNALGTVPAVLAVSFGVGAIVASSVVAFTVLKVVGAIYLVWLGIQAIRHRRDHVAGASRAPASSWMLLRQGFVVGITNPKTIAFFVAVLPQFVAPQAGAVWLQLLLLGLVFQVLALTCDSAWALAAGTARAWFARSPQRISTLSATGGVMMIGLGGALAFTGAKS, from the coding sequence ATGCCTCCGCTCGAGAACCTCGTGGCCTTCGTCGCCGCGTCGGTCGTCATCATCGTCATCCCCGGCCCGAGCGTGTTGTTCGTCATCGGCCGCTCCATCGCCCTGGGTCGCCGGGCGGGCGTGCTGAGCGTCGTCGGCAACGCCCTCGGCACGGTGCCCGCGGTGCTCGCGGTGTCGTTCGGGGTCGGCGCGATCGTGGCGTCGTCGGTGGTCGCCTTCACGGTGCTCAAGGTCGTCGGGGCGATCTATCTCGTGTGGCTCGGCATCCAGGCCATCCGTCACCGCCGCGACCACGTCGCCGGGGCGTCCCGCGCCCCCGCCTCGTCGTGGATGCTGCTGCGCCAGGGCTTCGTCGTGGGGATCACGAACCCCAAGACCATCGCCTTCTTCGTCGCCGTGCTGCCGCAGTTCGTCGCCCCGCAGGCCGGTGCCGTGTGGCTGCAGCTGCTGCTGCTCGGCCTGGTCTTCCAGGTGCTCGCGCTCACGTGCGACAGCGCCTGGGCCCTGGCCGCCGGCACCGCCCGCGCATGGTTCGCCCGCTCACCGCAACGCATCTCGACGCTCTCGGCGACGGGTGGCGTCATGATGATCGGCCTGGGCGGCGCCCTCGCCTTCACCGGCGCGAAGAGCTGA
- a CDS encoding FAD-dependent oxidoreductase yields MTSPLWTRDRTPADTTSIEPGTHHDVIVVGAGITGLSTAVLLAEAGVDVAVVDSGDVGGGATGASVGMASLLQGTTLATLRQHHPASLVRAYVESNRAGQEWLAERVGAAADRRTAFTFGRGLATDTALDAVRDAAREAGLDVREDAPDELGGRTPVRALALDDQLALDPVQLVDSLARAAVDAGATLHTGSRVTDVHALPAGRVDTAQGPLLGDTVVLATGTPITRRGLYDLKTRALRSWAIAFELEGDAAAPGGMWSEVGVDGRSVVAAPSSLGRSALIVTGARHPVGSARSEVALAEELAAWARRTLPVGVEIARWSGQDYQSHNLVPFVGGMPRGLGRLRFATGYAGWGLTNAPAAAMRLSDEIRGVSRGDRPHWMRTIGTRMTVPADLGRGIGEASRRVGVVAGALTSAVPAPAKRPAEGAGVVARRGLRTASVSTVEGRTRAVVAPAPFTWNDAERSWDSPVDGSRFAPDGTRLEGAASADLDVRGAVG; encoded by the coding sequence ATGACCTCCCCGCTGTGGACCCGAGACCGCACGCCCGCCGACACGACCTCGATCGAGCCCGGGACGCACCACGACGTGATCGTCGTCGGCGCCGGGATCACGGGCCTCTCCACCGCCGTGCTGCTCGCGGAAGCCGGCGTCGACGTCGCCGTGGTGGACTCCGGCGACGTGGGCGGGGGCGCGACCGGGGCGTCGGTCGGAATGGCGTCGCTGCTGCAGGGCACGACGCTTGCGACCCTGCGCCAGCACCACCCCGCGAGCCTCGTGCGCGCCTACGTCGAGTCGAACCGCGCCGGACAGGAGTGGCTCGCCGAGCGCGTGGGCGCCGCAGCCGACCGGCGCACGGCGTTCACCTTCGGCCGCGGTCTCGCCACCGACACCGCGCTCGACGCCGTCCGCGACGCCGCGCGCGAGGCGGGCCTCGACGTGCGCGAGGACGCCCCCGACGAGCTCGGCGGGCGCACCCCCGTGCGCGCCCTCGCCCTCGACGACCAGCTCGCCCTCGACCCCGTGCAGCTCGTCGATTCGCTGGCCCGCGCGGCCGTCGACGCCGGGGCGACTCTGCACACCGGGTCGCGCGTCACCGACGTGCACGCGCTCCCCGCCGGACGCGTCGACACCGCCCAGGGCCCGCTCCTCGGCGACACCGTCGTGCTCGCCACCGGCACCCCCATCACCCGCCGCGGGTTGTACGACCTCAAGACGCGGGCGCTGCGCTCGTGGGCGATCGCCTTCGAGCTGGAGGGGGATGCCGCGGCCCCCGGCGGCATGTGGAGCGAGGTCGGCGTCGACGGGCGCAGCGTCGTGGCGGCACCGTCGTCGCTCGGGCGTTCCGCGCTCATCGTCACCGGGGCCCGGCATCCGGTCGGCTCGGCGAGGTCGGAGGTCGCGCTCGCCGAGGAGCTGGCCGCCTGGGCTCGGCGCACCCTGCCGGTCGGGGTCGAGATCGCCCGCTGGTCGGGCCAGGATTACCAGTCGCACAACCTCGTGCCGTTCGTCGGGGGGATGCCGCGCGGCCTCGGCCGCCTGCGTTTCGCCACCGGCTACGCGGGATGGGGCCTCACGAACGCCCCCGCCGCGGCGATGCGGTTGAGCGACGAGATCCGCGGTGTCTCGCGCGGCGATCGGCCGCACTGGATGCGCACGATCGGCACGCGCATGACGGTGCCCGCCGACCTCGGTCGGGGAATCGGCGAGGCGAGCCGGCGGGTCGGCGTGGTGGCGGGGGCGCTGACCTCGGCCGTCCCCGCCCCGGCGAAGCGCCCCGCCGAAGGGGCCGGTGTCGTGGCGCGCCGGGGCCTTCGCACGGCGTCGGTGTCGACCGTCGAGGGGCGCACCCGCGCGGTCGTCGCCCCGGCTCCGTTCACCTGGAACGACGCCGAACGGTCGTGGGACAGCCCCGTCGACGGCTCGCGCTTCGCGCCGGACGGCACGCGGCTCGAGGGTGCGGCGTCGGCGGATCTCGACGTGCGGGGTGCGGTGGGCTGA
- a CDS encoding S8 family serine peptidase: MRTSVGFALAFILVTAGIAPSAWAVPTDAADSCRSIPVDADAPLKADLARERFGVDGTGVTVGVLSDSYGLTSAEGATVADDIAHGLLPGPGNPCGRTTPVDVVHETTGGKDEGRAMLQLVHGIAPGATLMFAGVDADRAASLRESIDLLVAAGADVIVDDIGMEDDSIFQRSLSGEAIVRATAAGVAYFTAAGNGNKISVAPRPGQTKGPVNGWETTAYRPTACPDGVTAAVLAQGRTAPLDCLDVDPAEGTDTTLNYVIGVKDDGEVIFQWGEPADRVSGLFVPVVMIDGEPLTTAPTPLQDATPGFTVALPARDKPFEIDITVARLAIPDAATSLPLPPVFVSFDQGVQVGSAEYWRSSGDDTVGRTIMGHNGDPAAISVAAAPAATPLQVEDFSSIGPVTWAFGSRFAADPSAVLDPRPVVSKPDLLSVDGVRTSVLGADTDEPGVKIFSGTSAAAPNAAAVAALIRSLAPDTDQEQIRALLTSTATRAPSPWDSVPAENIVGAGLIDAEAALAALPPRPGPTPEPTPTPDPTPTPEPTPTPSPTATAGPIASPSASPAPAAAPDGGRLASTGMDATALVPLAIAAGVVVIGGVILLVVRARARRR, encoded by the coding sequence GTGCGGACCTCAGTGGGCTTCGCCCTCGCTTTCATCCTCGTCACCGCCGGTATCGCCCCGTCCGCGTGGGCGGTCCCCACCGACGCAGCGGATTCCTGCCGGTCGATCCCGGTCGACGCCGACGCGCCGCTCAAGGCCGACCTCGCGCGGGAGCGCTTCGGCGTCGACGGCACCGGCGTCACGGTCGGCGTGCTCTCGGATTCGTACGGCCTGACCTCCGCCGAGGGCGCCACCGTGGCCGACGACATCGCCCACGGTCTGCTGCCGGGCCCCGGCAACCCCTGCGGGCGCACCACCCCCGTCGACGTCGTCCACGAGACGACCGGGGGCAAGGACGAGGGACGCGCGATGCTGCAGCTCGTGCACGGGATCGCCCCGGGCGCGACGCTGATGTTCGCGGGAGTGGATGCCGATCGCGCGGCCTCCTTGCGCGAATCCATCGACCTGTTGGTCGCCGCGGGCGCTGACGTCATCGTCGACGACATCGGCATGGAAGACGACTCGATCTTCCAGCGCTCCCTCTCGGGCGAGGCGATCGTGCGCGCGACCGCGGCCGGCGTCGCGTACTTCACGGCCGCGGGCAACGGCAACAAGATCTCCGTCGCCCCCCGGCCGGGTCAGACGAAGGGGCCGGTCAACGGCTGGGAGACGACCGCGTACCGTCCGACCGCCTGCCCCGACGGGGTGACCGCGGCGGTTCTCGCGCAGGGACGCACCGCTCCCCTCGACTGCCTCGACGTCGACCCCGCAGAGGGCACCGACACGACCCTGAACTACGTGATCGGGGTGAAGGACGACGGCGAGGTGATCTTCCAGTGGGGTGAGCCGGCCGACCGGGTGAGCGGCCTCTTCGTGCCCGTCGTCATGATCGACGGAGAGCCCCTGACGACCGCCCCCACACCGTTGCAGGACGCCACCCCCGGCTTCACCGTCGCCCTGCCCGCCCGCGACAAGCCGTTCGAGATCGACATCACCGTGGCGCGCCTCGCGATCCCGGATGCCGCGACCTCGCTGCCCCTGCCGCCGGTCTTCGTCTCGTTCGACCAGGGCGTGCAGGTCGGATCCGCCGAGTACTGGCGCTCGAGCGGCGACGACACCGTGGGCCGCACGATCATGGGCCACAACGGCGACCCGGCGGCCATCTCGGTCGCCGCCGCTCCCGCCGCCACCCCGCTGCAGGTCGAGGACTTCAGCAGCATCGGACCGGTCACCTGGGCGTTCGGCTCGCGCTTCGCGGCCGATCCGTCGGCGGTGCTCGACCCTCGTCCGGTGGTGTCGAAGCCCGATCTGCTCTCGGTCGACGGCGTTCGCACCTCGGTGCTCGGCGCCGACACCGACGAACCCGGCGTCAAGATCTTCTCGGGCACGTCGGCGGCCGCCCCCAACGCCGCCGCCGTCGCCGCGCTGATCCGCTCCCTGGCCCCCGACACCGACCAGGAGCAGATCCGCGCCCTGCTCACCTCGACGGCGACCCGCGCTCCCTCGCCCTGGGATTCGGTCCCCGCCGAGAACATCGTGGGCGCCGGCCTGATCGACGCCGAAGCGGCCTTGGCCGCCCTGCCTCCCCGCCCCGGCCCCACGCCCGAACCGACACCGACGCCCGACCCGACGCCGACGCCGGAACCCACGCCGACGCCTTCGCCGACGGCGACAGCGGGCCCGATCGCCTCGCCCAGCGCGTCTCCGGCCCCGGCCGCCGCTCCCGACGGGGGTCGCCTCGCGTCGACGGGAATGGATGCCACCGCCCTCGTACCCCTGGCGATCGCCGCGGGGGTGGTCGTGATCGGCGGCGTGATCCTGCTGGTGGTGCGGGCACGCGCGCGGCGGCGGTGA
- a CDS encoding TetR/AcrR family transcriptional regulator translates to MSDTPAPSSRTAVVAAAIDLFAAHGYDQTSVEQIAQAAGVSRSTFFRQFGGKEDVVFADHEVLIGETRAYLAQPHADPWAAVCDASMRVFRHFAADPELARRRYAIVREIPGLRDREIVTVFRYERLFDEYLRDALPGLDPLDAVGFAALVTAVHNHVLRRLMRGARVPASTLRRALDGVLRRYGVHPDGEDPAGDDVIVAAFPRRMPTAEMSRRLRASLED, encoded by the coding sequence GTGAGCGACACCCCTGCCCCCTCGAGCCGCACGGCGGTCGTGGCGGCCGCGATCGACCTGTTCGCCGCGCACGGGTACGACCAGACGTCGGTGGAGCAGATCGCCCAGGCCGCCGGGGTCTCGCGTTCGACGTTCTTCCGCCAGTTCGGCGGCAAAGAAGACGTCGTCTTCGCCGACCACGAGGTGCTGATCGGCGAGACCCGCGCGTACCTCGCGCAGCCGCACGCCGACCCGTGGGCGGCCGTGTGCGACGCCTCGATGCGCGTGTTCCGCCACTTCGCCGCCGATCCCGAGCTGGCCCGCCGGCGTTACGCGATCGTGCGTGAGATCCCGGGACTGCGCGACCGCGAGATCGTCACCGTCTTCCGGTACGAGCGCCTCTTCGACGAGTACCTGCGCGACGCCCTCCCCGGCCTCGATCCCCTGGATGCCGTCGGCTTCGCCGCCCTCGTCACCGCCGTGCACAACCACGTGCTGCGTCGACTCATGCGCGGCGCCCGGGTTCCGGCATCCACTCTGCGCCGCGCGCTCGACGGCGTGCTGCGTCGGTACGGTGTGCATCCCGACGGGGAGGACCCGGCCGGCGACGACGTGATCGTCGCCGCGTTCCCCCGGCGCATGCCCACCGCCGAGATGTCGCGCCGCCTGCGCGCGTCGCTCGAGGACTGA
- a CDS encoding acyl-CoA dehydrogenase family protein: protein MTIDADAETPTLPGERIAHYDLLGRRDTDYYAVFADIPEADRAAWERAKQFADEVGTRMQGEWDAATYPVELVRRMGELELFTDGIEHPDLPATSPLAAGLVNMEISRHDGSLATALAVQGGLALRTLALFGSPEQQQRWLQPLADGSVLGAFALTEPDHGSDSVSLETTATRTAEGWSLRGTKKWIGNGASGGITFVWARVENEGGDDHGAVRCFLVEQDTPGYTGTVITGKVSLRGIHQAHIALEDVRLPEDAVLPGTHTFKDASIVLFATRSGVAWSALGHATACYEIARTYATERMQFGKPLAKFQMVQERLAQMLDEVTAMQLYCRRLADLETTGGLRPTQASLAKYHNTRAARRVASVARDLLGGNGILLENGVMQHLADIEAIHTYEGTESVQALLLGRDITGMSAFV, encoded by the coding sequence ATGACCATCGACGCCGATGCCGAGACCCCCACGCTCCCCGGTGAGCGGATCGCCCACTACGACCTGCTCGGGCGCCGCGACACCGATTACTACGCCGTCTTCGCCGACATCCCCGAGGCCGACCGCGCTGCTTGGGAGCGCGCGAAGCAGTTCGCCGACGAGGTCGGCACGCGCATGCAGGGCGAATGGGATGCCGCGACCTACCCCGTCGAGCTCGTCCGTCGCATGGGCGAACTCGAACTCTTCACCGACGGCATCGAGCACCCCGACCTCCCCGCGACCTCTCCCCTGGCCGCGGGCCTGGTCAACATGGAGATCTCGCGGCACGACGGGTCGCTGGCCACCGCCCTCGCCGTGCAGGGCGGGCTCGCGCTGCGCACCCTGGCGCTCTTCGGCTCCCCCGAACAGCAGCAGCGCTGGCTGCAGCCCCTCGCCGACGGATCTGTGCTGGGCGCCTTCGCGCTGACGGAGCCCGACCACGGGTCCGACTCCGTCTCGCTCGAGACCACCGCCACCCGCACGGCCGAGGGGTGGTCGCTCCGCGGCACGAAGAAGTGGATCGGCAACGGCGCATCGGGCGGCATCACGTTCGTGTGGGCGCGGGTCGAGAACGAGGGCGGCGACGACCACGGAGCGGTGCGCTGCTTCCTCGTCGAGCAGGACACCCCGGGATACACCGGCACGGTCATCACCGGAAAGGTGTCGCTCCGCGGCATCCATCAGGCCCACATCGCGCTCGAAGACGTCCGCCTGCCCGAGGATGCCGTGCTCCCGGGCACGCACACGTTCAAGGACGCATCGATCGTGCTCTTCGCGACCCGCTCGGGCGTCGCCTGGTCGGCGCTGGGTCACGCCACCGCCTGTTACGAGATCGCACGGACGTATGCCACGGAGCGCATGCAGTTCGGCAAGCCCCTCGCGAAGTTCCAGATGGTGCAGGAACGCCTGGCGCAGATGCTCGACGAGGTCACCGCCATGCAGCTCTACTGCCGCCGCCTGGCCGACCTCGAGACCACCGGTGGCCTGCGCCCCACGCAGGCGTCGCTGGCGAAGTACCACAACACCCGCGCCGCCCGTCGGGTCGCCTCGGTCGCCCGCGATCTGCTCGGCGGCAACGGCATCCTGCTCGAGAACGGCGTCATGCAGCACCTGGCCGACATCGAGGCGATCCACACGTACGAGGGCACCGAGAGCGTCCAAGCCCTCCTGCTCGGTCGCGACATCACCGGGATGAGCGCGTTCGTCTGA
- a CDS encoding AI-2E family transporter: MGLFSRHPAPRDAITSVAQAVQTPPKSLWADGFGRLAVRALQIIVVVILVAGLIWGIQQVTLVIIPLILALIFASAFGPVTMWMRRKGVPAVLATLLTLLAVVVVLGALGWLVVNAVVDQWPNLSSQAVQGFQQAQDWYHTLPFAISQDQVNGLIQGVQDFVTSSQFGSGALAGVSAVASFVTGFVLMVVILFFFLKDGPRMWEFVLRPFRGDHYDRARRIGDKTVTVLGSYMRGTASVAAVDAIGIYIGLLILQVPLALPLAVLVFLLAFIPIVGAVTAGILAALVALVTNGPIVALIVVGVVVLVNQLEGNFLQPVLMGRTMKLHSFVVLVVLAGGTAIGGILGTLLAVPLTAVVWGIVSVWNGTDRPAEWARRKKRKNPVPLAGGESEG, encoded by the coding sequence ATGGGCCTGTTCTCTCGTCATCCCGCGCCGCGCGACGCGATCACCTCCGTCGCTCAGGCGGTTCAGACGCCCCCGAAGAGCCTCTGGGCCGACGGGTTCGGGCGCCTCGCGGTCCGTGCGCTGCAGATCATCGTCGTGGTCATCCTCGTCGCCGGTCTCATCTGGGGCATCCAGCAGGTGACGCTCGTCATCATCCCGCTGATCCTCGCGCTCATCTTCGCCTCGGCATTCGGCCCGGTGACGATGTGGATGAGGCGCAAGGGAGTGCCGGCGGTCCTGGCGACCCTCCTCACTCTGCTCGCCGTCGTCGTCGTGTTGGGCGCCCTCGGCTGGCTGGTCGTCAACGCCGTCGTCGACCAGTGGCCGAATCTCAGCTCGCAGGCCGTGCAGGGCTTCCAGCAGGCACAGGACTGGTACCACACGCTGCCCTTCGCGATCTCGCAGGACCAGGTCAACGGCCTCATCCAGGGCGTTCAGGACTTCGTCACCAGCTCGCAGTTCGGCAGCGGCGCCCTGGCGGGGGTCAGCGCCGTGGCGTCGTTCGTCACCGGCTTCGTGCTCATGGTCGTCATCCTGTTCTTCTTCCTCAAAGACGGCCCGCGCATGTGGGAGTTCGTCCTGCGCCCGTTCCGCGGTGACCACTACGACCGCGCCCGCCGCATCGGCGACAAGACGGTGACGGTGCTCGGGTCGTACATGCGCGGCACCGCCTCGGTCGCCGCCGTCGATGCGATCGGCATCTACATCGGTCTGCTCATCCTGCAGGTGCCGCTCGCGCTGCCCCTGGCCGTGCTCGTCTTCCTTCTCGCCTTCATCCCGATCGTCGGTGCGGTCACCGCCGGCATCCTGGCGGCTCTCGTCGCCCTCGTCACGAACGGCCCCATCGTGGCGCTGATCGTCGTCGGCGTCGTCGTGCTCGTCAACCAGCTCGAGGGCAACTTCCTGCAGCCGGTGCTCATGGGCCGCACCATGAAGCTGCACTCCTTCGTCGTGCTGGTGGTGCTGGCCGGCGGCACCGCGATCGGCGGCATCCTCGGCACCCTGCTGGCCGTGCCTCTCACCGCCGTTGTCTGGGGCATCGTCAGCGTCTGGAACGGCACCGACCGGCCCGCCGAGTGGGCGCGTCGCAAGAAGCGCAAGAACCCCGTGCCGCTCGCCGGGGGCGAGAGCGAAGGCTGA
- a CDS encoding ATP-dependent DNA ligase: protein MAYDIPAPMLAKSVPAVPEHAKVEGGFSYEPKWDGFRALVSWDGTDVEIGSRGAKPLTRYFPELVAAFAEILPEPCLIDGEVVVARGQRGEQRLDWEALSQRIHPAASRVTMLSNETPAMFIAFDLLARGDRDLQTEPFSERRAQLENLLGAVPHPVHVTRTTDDPDLARRWLAEFEGAGLDGVIAKPLAQPYAPNKRTMFKIKHARTADVVALGYRIHKSGEGVGSLLVGLYDDEGTLHGVGGVSAWTDARRRELIDELAPLVERNAEGEAVVGETDRSRFSASKDVSFVRLRPERVLEVRYDQLEGMRFRHTVQFDRWRPDRDARSCTFAQLETVTSYDLGDVLD from the coding sequence ATGGCCTACGACATCCCGGCACCGATGCTGGCGAAGTCCGTTCCCGCGGTGCCCGAGCACGCCAAGGTCGAGGGAGGGTTCAGTTACGAACCCAAGTGGGACGGCTTTCGCGCGCTCGTGTCGTGGGACGGCACCGATGTCGAGATCGGCAGCCGCGGAGCGAAGCCCCTCACCCGCTACTTCCCCGAGCTGGTCGCGGCGTTCGCCGAGATCCTGCCCGAGCCGTGCCTGATCGACGGTGAGGTCGTGGTGGCCCGCGGGCAGCGCGGTGAGCAGCGACTCGACTGGGAGGCCCTGTCGCAGCGCATCCACCCCGCCGCGTCGCGCGTGACGATGCTGTCGAACGAGACGCCGGCGATGTTCATCGCGTTCGACCTGCTCGCGCGCGGCGACCGCGACCTGCAAACCGAGCCCTTCTCGGAACGCCGCGCCCAGCTCGAGAACCTGCTCGGCGCCGTGCCGCACCCCGTCCACGTCACCCGTACCACCGACGACCCCGACCTCGCGCGCCGGTGGCTCGCCGAGTTCGAGGGCGCCGGCCTCGACGGCGTGATCGCCAAACCCCTCGCCCAGCCGTACGCGCCGAACAAGCGCACGATGTTCAAGATCAAGCACGCCCGCACCGCCGACGTCGTGGCGCTCGGGTATCGCATCCACAAGTCTGGCGAGGGCGTCGGGTCACTGCTCGTCGGTCTCTACGACGACGAGGGCACCCTGCACGGCGTCGGCGGGGTATCGGCGTGGACCGACGCCCGCCGCCGCGAACTCATCGACGAGCTCGCGCCGCTCGTCGAGCGCAACGCCGAAGGAGAAGCGGTCGTCGGAGAGACCGACCGTTCGCGCTTCTCGGCATCCAAAGACGTGTCGTTCGTGCGCCTGCGCCCCGAGCGCGTGCTCGAGGTGCGCTACGACCAGCTCGAGGGCATGCGCTTTCGCCACACCGTGCAGTTCGACCGGTGGCGCCCCGACCGTGACGCCCGCTCGTGCACCTTCGCGCAGCTCGAGACGGTGACGTCGTACGACCTGGGCGACGTGCTGGACTGA